In Candidatus Omnitrophota bacterium, the DNA window TTCCTTGTATTGGTTCTCCAGATTTCCTGCGGAATTATAATAGGCATTGCGTCTATAATATTCAAAAGCGCTTTTCTTGAGAATTCTATAGTCGCAGGTTTTACAAATTTGATTTCTTTTGGGTTAATCCTTCTTTTTGTTCATAATAAAACAAAACAAAAATGGGCGGAAATTCTTCAACTAACTTCGTTTCGTTACAATATTATTCTGCCATTATTTCCTTTACTTATTGGGTTAGGGATTATAGCTTCAGAGACAGATAATCTTCTGCGGTATATATTGCCAGCGCCGGAATTTATTAATAGATTAATGACCAGCATCGTAACCTCCGGATTCTCATCCATTATACTTGTTGGAATAATCGCTCCTTTAACCGAAGAGTTTCTTTTCCGAGGGGTGATTTTAAAAGGTTTAGCCAGTCGTTACTCGCCACGAAAAGCTGTTATTTATTCGGCGATAATGTTTTCCTTATTCCAT includes these proteins:
- a CDS encoding CPBP family intramembrane metalloprotease, with product MQNNIVLSHAQNMNKSELYPNFKQSLWLLFLVLVLQISCGIIIGIASIIFKSAFLENSIVAGFTNLISFGLILLFVHNKTKQKWAEILQLTSFRYNIILPLFPLLIGLGIIASETDNLLRYILPAPEFINRLMTSIVTSGFSSIILVGIIAPLTEEFLFRGVILKGLASRYSPRKAVIYSAIMFSLFH